A genomic region of Alistipes megaguti contains the following coding sequences:
- the floA gene encoding flotillin-like protein FloA (flotillin-like protein involved in membrane lipid rafts), producing MNLQLGLIALIVVVSLFAIWLIFYFIPVGLWFSALVSGVRISLLQLVLMRWRKVPPSIIVSSMIESTKAGLALNPNELEAHYLAGGNVTNVVHALVSAQKANILLDFKMATAIDLAGRDVFEAVQMSVNPKVINTPPVAAVAKDGIQLIAKARVTVRANIKQLVGGAGEETVLARVGEGIVSSIGSAATHKIVLENPDSISRVVLEKGLDAGTAFEILSIDIADIDVGKNIGAQLQMDQAQADKNIAQAKAEERRAMAVALEQENRAKAQEARAKVILAEAEVPLAMAEAFRNGNLGIMDYYRMKNMMADTQMRETIARPEKK from the coding sequence ATGAATCTTCAGCTTGGACTGATCGCCTTGATCGTCGTCGTGAGCCTCTTTGCCATCTGGCTCATCTTCTATTTTATTCCCGTGGGACTGTGGTTCTCGGCACTGGTGTCGGGTGTGCGGATCAGTCTGCTGCAACTGGTGCTGATGCGCTGGCGCAAGGTGCCCCCTTCGATCATCGTCTCGTCGATGATCGAGAGCACGAAGGCCGGTCTGGCGCTCAACCCCAACGAGCTGGAGGCCCACTATCTGGCCGGCGGTAACGTCACGAACGTCGTCCATGCACTGGTCTCGGCCCAGAAGGCCAACATCCTGCTCGACTTCAAGATGGCCACGGCCATCGATCTGGCGGGACGCGACGTCTTCGAGGCGGTGCAGATGTCGGTCAATCCGAAGGTGATCAATACGCCGCCGGTGGCCGCCGTGGCCAAGGACGGCATTCAGCTCATCGCCAAGGCCCGCGTCACGGTGCGTGCGAACATCAAACAGCTGGTCGGCGGTGCCGGTGAGGAGACCGTGCTGGCGCGTGTGGGCGAAGGCATTGTCTCGTCGATCGGTTCGGCCGCCACGCACAAGATTGTCCTCGAAAATCCCGATTCGATCTCGCGCGTGGTGCTCGAGAAGGGGCTCGATGCCGGTACGGCCTTCGAAATCCTCTCGATCGACATCGCCGACATCGACGTGGGCAAGAACATCGGCGCCCAGTTGCAGATGGACCAGGCCCAGGCCGACAAGAACATCGCCCAGGCCAAGGCCGAGGAGCGGCGTGCCATGGCCGTGGCTCTGGAGCAGGAGAACCGTGCCAAGGCCCAGGAGGCCCGTGCGAAGGTGATTCTGGCCGAAGCCGAGGTGCCGCTGGCCATGGCCGAGGCGTTCCGCAACGGAAACCTCGGAATCATGGACTATTACCGCATGAAGAACATGATGGCCGATACGCAGATGCGTGAGACCATCGCCCGGCCGGAGAAGAAATAG
- a CDS encoding alpha/beta hydrolase family protein: MMKRILFLAAALLIGVAAEAARIDTVAVFSTKMQREIPTVVVLPDAAGEGHRLPTLYLLHGYGGSHLSWLGITDLPRLADGFGMILVCPDGENSWYWDSPLDPRSQFETFVAQELVDWIDARYPTLPVREKRAITGLSMGGHGAWWIALHHRDRFGAAGSTSGGVDIRPFPDSWEMKRQLGEEKEFPERWRDHTVIEQVDSLKNGDLALIFDCGYEDFFYEVNLNLHKKLLDLGIGHDFQVRPGAHNAAYWAISLPSQMLFFYRYFDPRALKK; this comes from the coding sequence ATGATGAAGCGAATTCTTTTTCTGGCGGCAGCCCTTCTGATCGGGGTGGCCGCCGAGGCTGCGCGGATTGATACCGTGGCGGTCTTCAGCACCAAAATGCAACGTGAAATTCCGACCGTGGTGGTCCTTCCCGATGCGGCCGGCGAGGGGCATCGCCTCCCGACGCTCTATCTGCTGCACGGTTACGGCGGATCGCACCTCTCGTGGCTCGGAATCACCGATCTGCCGCGTCTGGCCGACGGTTTCGGTATGATTCTGGTCTGCCCCGACGGCGAAAACAGCTGGTACTGGGACAGTCCGCTTGATCCCCGCTCGCAGTTCGAGACCTTCGTCGCGCAGGAGCTGGTCGACTGGATTGATGCCCGCTATCCGACCTTGCCCGTGCGTGAAAAACGGGCCATCACGGGTTTGAGCATGGGTGGCCACGGCGCATGGTGGATTGCACTGCACCATCGGGACCGGTTCGGTGCGGCGGGTTCCACCTCGGGAGGTGTGGATATCCGTCCCTTCCCCGATTCGTGGGAGATGAAGCGGCAGCTGGGCGAAGAGAAGGAGTTCCCCGAACGCTGGCGCGACCACACGGTGATCGAACAGGTCGACAGCCTGAAAAACGGCGATCTGGCCCTGATCTTCGATTGCGGGTACGAGGATTTCTTCTATGAGGTGAATCTGAATCTGCACAAGAAGCTCCTCGATCTGGGCATCGGTCACGACTTTCAGGTGCGGCCCGGGGCGCACAATGCGGCCTATTGGGCCATTTCGCTCCCCTCGCAGATGCTCTTCTTCTACCGTTATTTCGATCCCCGGGCGCTGAAAAAGTGA
- a CDS encoding CDGSH iron-sulfur domain-containing protein, with translation MSTPKIETGSRQADDRYSITVSEKGPYLVYGRPPLATQFIMLNAEYESWYFLPGRHFPTASEPTVLCRCGASKHKPYCDGSHTSARWDPTLTARDEPLLAHSEEIRGETLAMSDNAQYCVFARFCHASGDAWALTERSSDPTSRRLAIRAASMCPGGRLMAWDRDSGRPYEFRFEPSLGLIEDPAIGSSGGLWVRGGIPLRRQTGQTYEIRNRMVLCRCGQSANKPYCDGTHASIKWQDHLDAAPEETSEPLTEREAVPVP, from the coding sequence ATGTCGACACCGAAAATTGAAACCGGAAGCCGTCAGGCCGACGACCGTTACTCGATCACCGTGAGCGAGAAGGGCCCCTATCTGGTCTACGGCCGACCGCCGCTGGCCACGCAGTTCATCATGCTCAATGCCGAATACGAAAGCTGGTACTTTCTGCCGGGGCGTCATTTTCCGACCGCTTCGGAACCCACGGTCCTGTGCCGCTGCGGAGCCTCGAAGCACAAGCCCTATTGCGACGGAAGCCATACGTCAGCCCGCTGGGACCCGACACTCACGGCCCGCGACGAACCGCTGCTGGCCCATTCGGAGGAGATCCGCGGCGAGACCCTCGCCATGAGCGACAATGCGCAATACTGTGTCTTCGCGCGCTTCTGCCACGCCTCGGGAGATGCCTGGGCGCTGACCGAACGGTCCAGCGATCCGACCTCGCGCCGCCTGGCTATCCGGGCCGCCTCGATGTGTCCCGGCGGACGATTGATGGCCTGGGATCGCGATTCGGGACGTCCCTACGAGTTTCGTTTCGAACCGAGTCTGGGGCTGATCGAGGATCCGGCCATCGGCTCCAGCGGCGGGCTGTGGGTGCGGGGCGGCATTCCACTGCGCCGCCAGACGGGGCAAACCTACGAGATCCGCAACCGCATGGTGCTGTGCCGCTGCGGCCAGTCGGCCAACAAGCCCTACTGCGACGGCACCCACGCCTCCATCAAGTGGCAGGATCACCTCGATGCGGCACCGGAGGAGACGTCCGAACCGCTCACCGAACGGGAGGCCGTTCCCGTTCCGTAG
- a CDS encoding MFS transporter, with the protein MEIKTGKGSIPLVVLLAIWSVSAIASLPGLAISPILGDLNKVFPKVTDLEIQMLTSLPSLLIIPFVLLSGKLSEGRDKQRILAVGLSIFFLSGVACLFLRSIVSLIVASCILGIGAGMVIPLSTGLVVEYFTGDRRVRQLGYSSAINNLTLVVATVVTGYLANVDWHLPFLVYTLPGLSLVLSFFLRRRPPEPEPARSIQLRNKRIDWRKLVGLMLFYFFITYAVLAIVYYASFLIDDYRIRNSFSGVLIALFFLAIMLPGLFVDRIIRRLRSWVNFVALLSVAAGLLCLGLFRSEAMLVVGALLAGYGYGIMQPVIYDKAATIAPPRSATLALSCVMAMNYLAVMICPFVVDLFRDLFHTHGERFPFLFNAVLVAVMAAVTWMRRADFTLGLGEEYYRD; encoded by the coding sequence ATGGAAATCAAAACAGGTAAAGGGTCCATTCCGCTCGTCGTGCTGCTGGCCATCTGGTCCGTATCGGCCATCGCTTCGCTGCCCGGACTGGCCATCTCGCCCATTTTGGGCGATCTGAACAAGGTATTTCCGAAAGTGACCGATCTGGAGATCCAGATGCTGACGTCGCTGCCGTCGCTGCTGATCATCCCCTTCGTGTTGCTGTCGGGCAAACTCTCCGAAGGTCGCGACAAACAGCGGATTCTCGCCGTCGGACTGTCGATCTTCTTTCTGAGCGGCGTGGCCTGCCTCTTCCTGCGCAGCATCGTCAGCCTGATTGTCGCCAGCTGCATCCTCGGCATCGGCGCCGGGATGGTCATCCCCCTTTCCACGGGGCTTGTCGTCGAGTACTTCACGGGCGACCGGCGTGTGCGGCAGCTGGGTTACAGCTCGGCGATCAACAACCTGACGCTCGTCGTAGCCACCGTGGTGACGGGTTATCTGGCCAATGTCGACTGGCACCTCCCCTTTCTGGTCTATACGCTGCCGGGGCTCTCGCTGGTCCTGTCGTTCTTTCTGCGGCGCCGTCCTCCCGAGCCCGAACCCGCCCGGAGCATCCAGCTGCGCAACAAACGCATCGATTGGCGGAAACTTGTCGGCCTGATGCTCTTCTACTTCTTCATCACCTATGCCGTGCTGGCCATCGTCTACTACGCATCGTTCCTGATCGACGATTACCGCATCCGCAACTCTTTCTCCGGGGTGCTGATCGCATTGTTCTTTCTGGCCATCATGCTGCCGGGACTCTTTGTCGACCGCATCATCCGGCGGCTCCGATCGTGGGTCAATTTCGTCGCGCTGCTCTCGGTGGCTGCCGGACTGCTGTGTCTGGGGCTCTTCCGCAGCGAAGCGATGCTCGTCGTCGGGGCGCTGCTGGCCGGTTACGGCTACGGCATCATGCAGCCCGTCATCTATGACAAGGCCGCTACGATCGCTCCGCCGCGATCGGCTACGCTGGCCCTCTCATGCGTCATGGCGATGAACTACCTGGCGGTGATGATCTGCCCCTTCGTCGTGGATCTCTTCCGCGATCTCTTCCACACGCACGGCGAACGGTTCCCCTTCCTGTTCAATGCCGTGCTGGTGGCGGTCATGGCCGCCGTGACGTGGATGCGCCGTGCGGACTTCACCCTCGGATTGGGCGAGGAGTACTACCGCGACTGA
- a CDS encoding homoserine dehydrogenase, producing MTKIKIGLFGFGVVGQGIYEVVRKSKNAHAEIVKICVRDPQKPRKIEVDPELFTSSVDDILDNQNVNLVVEVINDAEAAYRIVKRAMLRGIPVVSGSKTMLAHHLPELIEIQKTRGVALLYDASSCGSIPVIRNLEEYYDNDLLLEVKGILNGSSNYILSRVFDHRDSYAQALAQAQALGFAESDPSFDIEGYDSLFKLVIITVHALGTYVAPERIFTYGISTIHDSDIRYAREKNVKIKLVAQVVKVSDEHFTMFVMPEFVTPSKYIYSVDDEYNGVVIRGECYDRQFMFGKGAGSLPTASSILSDIMARQHNYRYEYKKMNYIEKPEYTTDIQLKIYARYRETDVRQILHFTKIHEQFISEESNYVIGDILLSELIAKRPQLSGKDVFLANIPIFFLDRD from the coding sequence ATGACGAAAATCAAAATCGGACTGTTCGGATTCGGCGTCGTCGGACAGGGCATCTACGAAGTGGTGCGCAAATCGAAGAACGCCCACGCCGAGATCGTGAAGATCTGCGTGCGCGACCCGCAGAAACCCCGCAAGATCGAAGTCGATCCGGAGCTCTTCACCTCGTCGGTGGACGACATTCTGGACAACCAGAACGTGAATCTGGTCGTCGAGGTGATCAACGATGCCGAGGCGGCCTACCGGATTGTCAAACGGGCCATGCTGCGCGGCATTCCGGTCGTTTCGGGCAGCAAGACGATGCTGGCCCACCACCTTCCGGAACTGATCGAGATTCAGAAGACGCGCGGCGTGGCGCTGCTCTACGATGCCTCGTCGTGCGGTTCGATCCCCGTGATCCGCAACCTCGAGGAGTATTACGACAACGACCTGCTACTCGAGGTGAAGGGCATTCTGAACGGTTCGTCGAACTACATCCTCTCGCGGGTCTTCGACCACCGCGACTCCTACGCCCAGGCGCTGGCTCAGGCCCAGGCGCTGGGGTTTGCCGAGAGTGACCCGTCGTTCGACATCGAGGGCTACGACTCGCTCTTCAAACTGGTCATCATCACGGTCCACGCCCTGGGAACGTACGTCGCCCCGGAGCGGATCTTCACCTACGGCATCTCGACGATCCACGACTCGGATATCCGCTACGCCCGCGAAAAGAACGTCAAGATCAAACTGGTGGCACAGGTCGTCAAGGTGAGCGACGAGCACTTCACGATGTTCGTCATGCCGGAGTTCGTCACCCCGTCAAAGTACATCTACAGCGTCGACGACGAGTACAACGGCGTGGTGATCCGCGGCGAGTGCTACGACCGCCAGTTCATGTTCGGCAAGGGGGCCGGAAGCCTTCCGACAGCCTCGTCGATCCTGAGCGACATCATGGCCCGGCAGCACAACTACCGCTACGAGTACAAGAAGATGAACTACATCGAGAAGCCCGAATACACGACCGACATCCAGCTGAAGATCTACGCCCGCTACCGCGAAACCGACGTCCGGCAGATCCTTCACTTCACGAAAATCCACGAGCAGTTCATCAGCGAGGAGAGCAACTACGTCATCGGCGACATCCTGCTGAGCGAATTGATCGCCAAACGCCCGCAGCTCTCGGGCAAGGATGTCTTCCTGGCCAACATTCCGATCTTCTTCCTCGACCGCGACTGA
- the metX gene encoding homoserine O-acetyltransferase — translation MEPTIYRAPGPFRLESGAVLPELRIAYHTYGRLNAARDNVAWVCHALTANSEVADWWPHTVEQGRFLDPDRYFVVCANILGSHYGTTGPLHVNPATGRPWYGSFPHVTIRDMVRAHRLLADALGIGRIALLVGSSVGGFQAVEWAVGEPERIERLVLIATDAKASPWNIAINETQRMVLEADATYGQERPDAGMKGLATARALGLLSYRGPEGYNLTQQDREESPENHRACTYQQYQGEKLCRRYNAYSYHVILDAFDTHDVGYARGGVEAALGRIRARTLIVGITTDIIFTPAEMRRLQRRIPGSRYGEIDSPFGHDGFLVEYEQLNALLRPFEAEP, via the coding sequence ATGGAACCGACGATCTATCGGGCCCCCGGGCCCTTCCGACTCGAATCGGGCGCTGTGCTGCCCGAACTGCGCATCGCCTACCACACCTACGGCCGGCTGAATGCCGCACGCGACAACGTCGCATGGGTCTGCCATGCGCTGACGGCCAATTCGGAGGTGGCCGACTGGTGGCCTCACACGGTGGAGCAGGGGCGTTTTCTCGACCCGGACCGTTACTTCGTGGTCTGTGCCAACATCCTCGGCTCGCACTACGGCACAACCGGGCCGCTGCACGTGAATCCGGCGACGGGCCGTCCCTGGTACGGCAGCTTTCCGCACGTCACGATCCGCGACATGGTGCGGGCCCACCGCCTGCTGGCCGACGCACTCGGCATCGGACGGATTGCACTGCTGGTGGGGAGTTCGGTCGGGGGATTCCAGGCCGTGGAGTGGGCCGTCGGGGAGCCGGAACGGATCGAGCGGCTGGTGCTGATCGCCACCGATGCCAAGGCCTCGCCCTGGAACATCGCCATCAACGAGACGCAGCGCATGGTCCTCGAGGCCGACGCAACCTACGGCCAGGAGCGCCCCGATGCCGGCATGAAGGGGCTGGCCACGGCCCGGGCCCTGGGGCTGCTGAGCTACCGCGGCCCCGAAGGCTACAACCTCACGCAGCAGGACCGCGAGGAGTCGCCCGAAAACCATCGCGCCTGTACCTATCAGCAATACCAGGGCGAGAAGCTCTGCCGGCGCTACAACGCCTATTCGTACCACGTGATCCTCGACGCCTTCGACACGCACGACGTCGGATACGCACGAGGCGGGGTAGAGGCGGCCCTCGGGCGGATCCGGGCCCGGACGCTCATCGTCGGGATCACGACCGACATCATCTTCACCCCGGCCGAGATGCGGCGCCTGCAACGCCGGATCCCCGGAAGCCGTTACGGAGAGATCGACTCGCCGTTCGGTCACGACGGCTTTCTGGTCGAATACGAACAACTCAACGCGCTGCTGCGCCCCTTCGAGGCGGAGCCGTGA
- a CDS encoding O-acetylhomoserine aminocarboxypropyltransferase/cysteine synthase family protein: MDTRKYRFETRQIHAGLNPDEPTGSRGIAIWPTAAYRFRSCDHAARLFELSEAGNIYTRLQNPTTAAFEERIAALYGAVGALAVSSGMSAILVTVLSLAGEGDNIVTSPFLYGGTYNQFRITLRRLGIDCRIAPSEDPASFEALIDDRTKALYVESMGNPTCAVPDLEALGKLARRRDVPLVVDNTFGAAGYLCNPFEWGANIVVDSATKWINGHGTSMGGVIVDGGNYNWANGKFPQIDGPSEGYHGLNLHEAFGAAAFIVKCRVDGLRDMGCCPSPFDSYLMLIGLETLSLRVRQEVESTRRLAEFCRLHPKVRTVSYVGFDTHPSHDNARKYYRFGSSAVFTIELQGTLESTVRFVESLRLAANMTMIGDSITVVTHPASTTHKQLSEADLAAAGVTPTMLRISVGLENVEDLIEDFEQAFTHVE; the protein is encoded by the coding sequence ATGGATACGCGAAAGTACCGATTCGAGACCCGGCAGATCCATGCCGGACTCAACCCCGACGAACCGACCGGTTCGCGCGGAATAGCCATCTGGCCCACGGCAGCCTACCGTTTCCGCAGCTGCGACCATGCGGCGCGGCTCTTCGAACTGAGCGAAGCCGGAAATATCTACACCCGGCTGCAGAACCCCACGACGGCAGCCTTCGAGGAGCGCATCGCCGCCCTGTACGGTGCCGTCGGGGCGCTGGCCGTCTCGTCGGGCATGTCGGCCATTCTGGTCACGGTGCTCTCGCTGGCCGGGGAGGGCGACAACATCGTCACCTCGCCGTTCCTCTACGGCGGCACCTACAACCAGTTCCGCATCACGCTGCGCCGGCTGGGCATCGACTGCCGCATCGCTCCGAGCGAGGATCCCGCGTCGTTCGAGGCGCTGATCGACGATCGCACGAAGGCCCTCTACGTCGAGAGCATGGGCAATCCGACCTGTGCCGTGCCGGATCTGGAGGCGCTGGGCAAACTGGCGCGGCGGCGCGACGTGCCGCTGGTGGTCGACAATACGTTCGGCGCGGCGGGCTACCTGTGCAATCCCTTCGAGTGGGGGGCCAACATCGTCGTCGACTCGGCCACGAAGTGGATCAACGGCCACGGGACGTCGATGGGCGGCGTGATCGTCGACGGCGGCAACTACAACTGGGCCAACGGCAAGTTCCCGCAGATTGACGGACCTTCGGAAGGCTACCACGGGCTGAATCTCCACGAGGCGTTCGGTGCGGCGGCCTTCATCGTCAAGTGCCGCGTCGACGGGTTGCGCGACATGGGGTGCTGCCCCTCGCCGTTCGATTCGTACCTGATGCTGATCGGTCTGGAGACCCTCTCGCTGCGCGTGCGTCAGGAGGTCGAATCGACGCGCCGGCTGGCCGAATTCTGCCGCCTCCACCCGAAGGTGCGCACGGTCAGCTACGTGGGTTTCGACACCCATCCGAGCCACGACAACGCCCGCAAATACTACCGCTTCGGGTCGTCGGCGGTCTTCACCATCGAGCTGCAGGGAACGCTGGAGAGCACCGTGCGCTTCGTCGAGTCGCTCCGCCTGGCAGCCAACATGACGATGATCGGCGACTCGATCACCGTAGTGACCCATCCCGCCTCAACGACCCACAAGCAGTTGAGCGAGGCCGATCTGGCGGCCGCCGGCGTCACGCCGACGATGCTGCGCATCTCGGTCGGACTCGAAAATGTCGAGGATCTGATCGAGGACTTCGAGCAGGCCTTCACCCACGTCGAATAA
- a CDS encoding TetR/AcrR family transcriptional regulator, giving the protein MKRGATKEEIIRTTQEFISRNGIRAVRVDEIAQTLGISKRTLYEMFTDKNDLIGACLDAMRNEQQQQIVACRKRRGGNPLQKALRLMNQYIENLYKVDHSFLSDLRRKVIFAEHYDEHREFWHKELSLLLDSCRKQELLLPEIDAAAFTEQLMGSLLDLRLNGTSREELSLFCRTILRGAATRQGIELIDRRA; this is encoded by the coding sequence ATGAAACGGGGAGCGACCAAGGAAGAGATCATCCGCACGACGCAGGAGTTCATCTCCCGCAACGGCATCCGTGCCGTGCGGGTCGATGAGATTGCACAGACGCTGGGCATCTCGAAACGCACGCTCTACGAAATGTTCACCGACAAGAACGATCTGATCGGCGCCTGTCTGGACGCCATGCGCAACGAACAGCAGCAGCAGATCGTTGCCTGTCGCAAACGCCGGGGAGGAAATCCCCTGCAGAAGGCCCTCCGGTTGATGAACCAGTACATCGAGAACCTCTACAAGGTGGATCACAGCTTTCTGTCGGACCTGCGCCGCAAGGTGATCTTCGCCGAGCACTACGACGAACACCGCGAATTCTGGCACAAGGAGCTCTCACTGCTGCTCGACTCCTGTCGCAAACAGGAGTTGCTGCTGCCCGAGATCGACGCTGCGGCCTTTACCGAACAGTTGATGGGCTCGCTGCTCGACCTGCGGCTGAACGGCACCTCGCGTGAAGAGTTGAGCCTCTTCTGCCGCACGATACTGCGCGGTGCAGCTACCCGTCAGGGAATCGAGCTGATCGACCGCCGGGCGTGA
- a CDS encoding TolC family protein, with amino-acid sequence MRKAIIILAAAAMTGCGIYKPYTRPEVMTDGLYGTAETNDSTTLGDINWQEMFTDPQLQTLITRALENNTDLQSAGWRVKEAEATLKSARLAYLPSFNFAPQGSLSSFDGATPTKTYTIPVTASWQIDIFNGLTNAKRKAKALYLQSQEYEQAVKTQLIASVANLYYTLLMLDSQYTVTEETAAKWRQSVEMMRAMKDAGLTNEAGVAQYEANTLSIEASLHDLAYQRTQTENSLCSLLGEAPHPIERGLLEAQQMPATLAVGVPLQMLSNRPDIRQAEYSLMQSYYATASARSALYPSITLSGTLGWTNNNGIIVDPGKLIWTAAASLLQPIFNANANRAQVKIAKAQQEESRLAFQQALLNAGAEVNNALVQCQSARAKTDLRIAQIEALERAVEATELLMQHGTTTYLEVLTAQQSLLSAQLSQISDQFDEIQGIVNLYQALGGGRDLTSQEEK; translated from the coding sequence ATGAGAAAAGCCATCATCATACTGGCTGCAGCGGCCATGACCGGCTGCGGCATCTACAAGCCCTACACCCGTCCCGAGGTGATGACCGACGGACTGTACGGCACGGCCGAGACCAACGACTCGACCACGCTGGGCGACATCAACTGGCAGGAGATGTTCACCGATCCGCAGCTGCAGACGCTCATCACGCGGGCTCTGGAGAACAACACCGACCTGCAATCGGCCGGATGGCGCGTCAAGGAGGCCGAAGCCACGCTCAAATCGGCGCGGCTGGCCTACCTGCCGTCGTTCAACTTCGCCCCCCAGGGTTCGCTGAGCAGCTTCGACGGCGCCACGCCGACGAAAACCTACACGATTCCCGTGACGGCCAGCTGGCAGATCGACATCTTCAACGGTCTGACCAACGCCAAACGCAAGGCCAAGGCACTCTACCTGCAGAGCCAGGAGTATGAGCAGGCCGTCAAGACGCAGCTCATCGCCAGCGTGGCCAACCTCTACTACACGCTGCTGATGCTCGACAGCCAGTACACGGTGACCGAAGAGACGGCCGCCAAATGGCGTCAGAGCGTCGAGATGATGCGCGCCATGAAGGATGCGGGTCTGACCAACGAGGCCGGCGTGGCCCAGTACGAGGCCAACACGCTCTCGATCGAGGCGTCGCTGCACGATCTGGCCTACCAGCGCACGCAGACCGAAAACAGCCTCTGCTCGCTGCTGGGCGAGGCTCCGCACCCGATCGAGCGCGGTCTTCTGGAGGCACAGCAGATGCCCGCCACGCTGGCCGTGGGCGTGCCCCTGCAGATGCTCTCGAACCGTCCCGACATCCGTCAGGCCGAATACTCGCTCATGCAGTCCTACTACGCTACGGCCAGTGCACGGTCGGCGCTCTATCCGTCGATCACGCTGAGCGGTACGCTCGGCTGGACGAACAACAACGGCATCATTGTCGATCCGGGCAAGCTCATCTGGACGGCCGCCGCATCGCTGCTGCAGCCGATCTTCAACGCCAACGCCAACCGCGCCCAGGTGAAGATCGCCAAGGCCCAGCAGGAGGAGTCGCGTCTGGCATTCCAGCAGGCGCTGCTCAATGCCGGAGCCGAGGTCAACAACGCACTGGTGCAGTGCCAGTCGGCCCGCGCCAAGACCGATCTGCGCATCGCCCAGATCGAGGCGCTCGAGCGTGCCGTCGAGGCTACCGAACTGCTCATGCAGCACGGCACGACGACCTACCTCGAGGTATTGACCGCCCAACAGTCGCTGCTCTCGGCCCAGCTGTCGCAGATCTCCGATCAGTTCGACGAGATCCAGGGCATCGTGAACCTCTATCAGGCTCTCGGCGGCGGACGTGATCTTACAAGCCAGGAGGAAAAGTAA